The nucleotide sequence TACTTCCGGATGAACTCCGAGGGGATGGGCCAGTTCGAGCACACGCTCATCATCGCCGAGGAGAACTCGGAGGTCCACTACATCGAGGGTTGCAGTGCCCCGAAATACTCCGCGTTCAACCTCCACTCCGGCGGCGTCGAGGTGTTCGTCGACGATGGTGCCCACGTCCAGTACTCCACGGTGCAGAACTGGTCGAAGAACACCTACAACCTGAACACCAAGCGCGCCCTCGTCGAGGGCGACGGTCGCATGGAGTGGATTTCGGGATCGATGGGGTCGAAGGCGACGATGCTGTACCCCTCGACGGTGCTCAAGGGTCGCGGCGCCTCCGACAACCACATCACCATCGCCTTCGCGGGCGAGGGGCAAAACATCGACACCGGGGCGAAGGTGTACCACAACGCCCCGGAGACGAAATCGACCATCGAGTCGAAGAGCGTCGCGAAAGACGGTGGCCGCACCAACTACCGCGGCCTGGTCCACATCGCCGACGGCGCGTCGGACTCCTCGACCAGCGTCGAGTGTGACGCGCTGATGTTCGACAACGAGTCCACCAGCGACACCATGCCGTACATGGAGATCAACGAGTCCGCCGTCGACGTGGCTCACGAGGCGACGGTCGGAAAGATCGGTGACGAGGACGTCTTCTACCTCCAGAGCCGTGGCCTGGACGACGACGACGCCAAGCAGATGATCGTCTCCGGCTTCATCGAGCCGATCACGGAGGAACTACCGATCGAGTACGCGGTCGAACTCAACCGTCTCGTCGAACTCGAGATGGAGGGGAGTCTCGGATAATCATGAGTGCGCAGGTACCAGCGGACCTCTCGGAAGCGACGGTCCACGAGATAGCCGACAGCCGCGACGAGCCGGACTGGCTCCGCGAGACGCGCCTGAAGGCGCTCAAGGCCCTCGACCACCTCGAGATGCCCGACGTCATCCAGACGCCCGGGCGTCGGTGGACCGACCTCGAACAGCTCGATTTCGCCGAACTGGCGGACCCGCTGACCCAGTCCGACGACACCGAACGGCTCACCGACGAGGGCGTCGAGGTGCTCTCCTTCGACGACGCGGTGGCGGAACACCCCACGCTCCTCGAAGCGAAGTTCGGCTCGATCATCGACCCCGAGACCGACTACCTGACGGCGCTGTCGGTGGCGCTGTTCACCACCGGCACGTTCGTCTACGTGCCCGAGGGCGTCGACGCCGAGGACGTGACGATCCGGACCGACATGAACTCCCGGTCGCTGTTCAGTCACACCCTCGTCGTCACCGAGGACTCCTCGTCGGTGACGATCCTCGAACGGATCGACTCCGGCGACGACGTCGACGGCGCGCGCTACTACAGCAACCTCGTCGAGGTCGACGCCGGCGAGAACAGCTACGTCCAG is from Haloplanus salinarum and encodes:
- the sufB gene encoding Fe-S cluster assembly protein SufB encodes the protein MSSDQDHLKETDTEARFEFKKEERSSFQADKGLTEETIRVISEDKGEPEWMLKRRLRALEQFQEMPMPTDWPGQPDLSEVDVDEIVPYIRPDVETRESVDDWTDLPDDIKDTFDKLGIPEAEKNALSGVGAQYESEVVYQNMQEQWEDKGVIFCNMDEALREHEELVREHFMTKCVPPSDNKFAALHGAIWSGGSFVYVPEDTVVEMPVQAYFRMNSEGMGQFEHTLIIAEENSEVHYIEGCSAPKYSAFNLHSGGVEVFVDDGAHVQYSTVQNWSKNTYNLNTKRALVEGDGRMEWISGSMGSKATMLYPSTVLKGRGASDNHITIAFAGEGQNIDTGAKVYHNAPETKSTIESKSVAKDGGRTNYRGLVHIADGASDSSTSVECDALMFDNESTSDTMPYMEINESAVDVAHEATVGKIGDEDVFYLQSRGLDDDDAKQMIVSGFIEPITEELPIEYAVELNRLVELEMEGSLG